The following DNA comes from Methylophilus sp. 5.
TTGGTACGAAGGCAATAGAGTGCACCAAGCCATCTAGGCCATCCCAGACTTTGGCCAGTTCTACGAACAAGTTGTCAATTTGAGCATCTTCGGCCACGTCACAGGGTAAGACGATATCAGATTCAAAGTCAGCAGCCAGGTCGCGTACACGTTTTTCGTGTTTGTCGACTTGATAGGTAAAGGCTAGTTCGGCCCCTTGACGTTTCATCGCGGCTGCAATGCCATAAGCGATTGAACGGTTGCTTAGCAAACCGGCAATCAGAATTTTTTTTCCAGCAAGAAATGCCATGCGTGTTCCTGTTTGGTAGGTAGTTAGTTAATCGGCTAGCGTGTGGTGTTAGAACGTGGGTCAAACACGTCACGCAGACCTTCGCCGAGCAGATTATACCCTAACACGGTAATTAATATGGCAAGTCCGGGGTAGAGCGAGAGCCACCAGGCAAACTGGATATACTCTTTGCCGTCGGTGAGGATGTTGCCCCAGGAGGCTTGTGGCGGCTGCACGCCCAGGCCGAGAAAGCTCAAGCCGGATTCGAGCAGCACGGCACTGGCGATGCCCAGCACGACGCTGACTAATACCGGTGTTAAGCTATTGGGCAGGCAGTGTTTAAAAATGACGCGCCAGTCAGGTGCACCCAATGCGGTGGAGGCCGCGACAAATTCACGTTGGGTCAGGCTTAAAAACTCGGCCCTGACTAAACGGGTGACGCTCATCCAGGAGGTGAGACCGATCACGATCATGACATTGGTGATAGAGGGGCTCAAAAAAGCAATCACGGCGAGGATGAGGAAAAAGCTGGGGATAGACAGCATGATGTCGACCAGGCGCATGATGACAGTGTCTACCCAGCCACGGTAATAACCGGCCAGCGCGCCTAAAATCACGCCAATCATGGTGGAAATGCCGACGGCGACCAGGCCAACCAATAAGGACACGCGGCCACCAAACAACATGCGGCTCCAGACATCGCGACCCAGGCCATCGGTGCCCATCCAGTGTTCGGCTGAGGGGCCAATCAGGATTTGTTTGACTTGCACGGCGTCGGGGTCGTAAGGCGCGATCCACGGCGCGAGCAGTGCCAGCAATAAAATGATGCCGATTAAACAGAGCCCGGTGACTGCCAGAGGATTTTGCAGGATTCTTTGCATAGTGTGTTGTCTGCTTAACGTTGTGGCATGATGCCTCTGCGCAGGCGCGGATCTGCCCAGGCGTAAGCGAGGTCTGCCAGCAGGTTGCCCATTAAAGTGAGCGCTGAGCCGATGGTGAGTATGCCCATAACCACCGGAAAATCACGCATCATGACGGCGTCATAAAATAGTTTGCCCATGCCGGGGATGGCGAAAATTGTTTCGGCAATGACTGAGCCGCCGATTAATCCGGGCAACGATAAACCGACCAGTGTAATGAGTGGCAGCAGTGCATTGCGCAAGGCATGGCGGTAGGTGACCGCGCGATCGCTCAGGCCTTTGGCACGTGCGGTGGTGACGAAGTCCTGGCTGAGTACGTCCAACATGCCGTTTTTAACAAACATGGTGACACCGGCCAGGCCAGTGAGGGCGGGAATCACCACCGGCAGGCATAAGTGCATCAACAGGTCATATGCTTTTTGCCAGCCATCTAGTTGTGCGTAGTTGAGGCTATGCAGGCCAGAAATTGGAAACCATGGGTGAATGACGCCTAGCCAGTACATCAATAACAGCGATAACCAAAAACCAGGAATAGAAAAACCGATAAAGTTAAACAGCGTAATGCTACGGTCTGGCCAGCGGCCGTACTTTTTTGCCGCGATGACGCCTAGCGGTACGGCCAGGGTTAGGGTGAGCAGCAAGCCGACCATATTCATCATTAGCGTGATGGGCAGTGCTTCTTGAATCATGCCGGGCGTGGTGTTGCCTTCTTTATCGGTTTCTGCCCAAAACACGGGCTTTTGGTGGCTGGCAAAGGAGTGACCAAAGTCCAGGTGTACGATGCGCTCGAGCCAGAGGCCATATTGCACAATAATCGGTTTATCTAAGTGATAAAGTTCGCGCAGCTTTTGGCGGGACTCTTCAGATGACTTTGGATCAAACGCGGCCTCGGTGCTGGTGATGTCGCCTGGTGCCAAATGCATGATTAAAAAGGAAATCAGACTGATGCCGATTAACATCGGAATCATCCACAAGATACGTCTGATCAGGTAATTGAGCATGCTTATTCTGCCTGTATTTGCGTGCGTCTGAGCGGCTCAGGCATGTACCATTTTTGTGAGTCATAACTCACACCGGCGGGGGGCACCGGGTTCATAATACCTTGAACGCGTTTGTGGATGGCGGTCAGGCCATACCCGGCAGATAAATATACCAGCGGGCTGTCATCATATAAAACCTTGGCAAAGTCGTGATAGATCTGCATGCGTTGTTGAGGGTTAAATTCAAGGCGGCCTTGTTCTAATAATTTGTCGACGGCAGGGTTATTGTAACCAATAAAGTTAAACTGGCCCGGGCCTTGTTGGCTCGAGTGCCAGATGGAATACTGGTCCGGGTCCAGGCCCAAGCCCCAACCCATCACTACCGCGTCAAAATTACTAGGTTTAATAAAGTTGGTGAGCAGGCTGGCCCATTCTAAAGTGCGGATACGCGTTTCAATGCCCACTTCTTTTAAGCGGCGCTGGATAATCACTGCGGTTTTTTCACGTTGCTTATTACCCAGGTTGGTCAGCATTTCAAACGACAGTGGTTTACCGTTACGCTCGACAATGCCGTCACCATTCGTGTCGGTATAACCTGCTTCGGCCAGTAACTGCCTGGCTTTGGCCGGGTCAAACGGGTAGGGCGTCAAGTGCGGGTTGCTCCAGCGCGTGCCGGGTTTGTAGGGTGAGGCAATGGTAATGCCCAAGCCCAGATACACGCCGTCGATAATCTCTTGCTTGTCTATGGCGTAATTAATCGCTTTGCGCACACGCACGTCATCAA
Coding sequences within:
- a CDS encoding ABC transporter permease, which produces MQRILQNPLAVTGLCLIGIILLLALLAPWIAPYDPDAVQVKQILIGPSAEHWMGTDGLGRDVWSRMLFGGRVSLLVGLVAVGISTMIGVILGALAGYYRGWVDTVIMRLVDIMLSIPSFFLILAVIAFLSPSITNVMIVIGLTSWMSVTRLVRAEFLSLTQREFVAASTALGAPDWRVIFKHCLPNSLTPVLVSVVLGIASAVLLESGLSFLGLGVQPPQASWGNILTDGKEYIQFAWWLSLYPGLAILITVLGYNLLGEGLRDVFDPRSNTTR
- a CDS encoding ABC transporter permease gives rise to the protein MLNYLIRRILWMIPMLIGISLISFLIMHLAPGDITSTEAAFDPKSSEESRQKLRELYHLDKPIIVQYGLWLERIVHLDFGHSFASHQKPVFWAETDKEGNTTPGMIQEALPITLMMNMVGLLLTLTLAVPLGVIAAKKYGRWPDRSITLFNFIGFSIPGFWLSLLLMYWLGVIHPWFPISGLHSLNYAQLDGWQKAYDLLMHLCLPVVIPALTGLAGVTMFVKNGMLDVLSQDFVTTARAKGLSDRAVTYRHALRNALLPLITLVGLSLPGLIGGSVIAETIFAIPGMGKLFYDAVMMRDFPVVMGILTIGSALTLMGNLLADLAYAWADPRLRRGIMPQR